The Poseidonibacter lekithochrous region GACGTGTATTATATTTAATTAATACTAAAAAAGACTTTAAAGGGAGTAAATAATTGTAGAGTTATAAAAAATATGCGCTTATAACTCAGCTCCCAGTAATCAATAAAATAAATGGAGCGGGAAACGAGACTCGAACTCGCGACAATCTGCTTGGAAGGCAGAGGCTCTAGCCAACTGAGCTATTCCCGCGCTCATTATATGGTGGTGAGAGAAGGATTTGAACCTTCGAAGCCTAAGGCGGCGGATTTACAATCCGCAGGATTTGACCACTCTCCAACCTCACCGTTGAAAATTTATTGTTCTGGTCAAGCGCTGGTCTCAAGGACTACGCAGGACATAAAAAAATGGAGCTGGTGAAGGGACTTGAACCCCCGACCTGCTGATTACAAATCAGCTGCTCTAGCCAAGCTGAGCTACACCAGCATCCGTACAATTTAAAAATGGTGGCTCGAGACAGAATCGAACTGTCGACACATGGATTTTCAATCCATTGCTCTACCGACTGAGCTATCGCGCCACTACCTAAATTGGAGTGAAATTATATACAGATGTATATTAAAGTTTACTTAAATTATTTACTAAATTCTTGAATTCTTTTCCACGAGCTGAATATGAAGTGTATTGATCTAGTGAAGCTGCCGAAGGAGACAGTATTCCAACACCTTTTAGGTCTAATTTTGTATCAATAATTTCTACTGCATTCTTTAAAATTTCACATTTGTTCACGTTAATTTTATAATTATTACAATAATTTTTTATTTTTTCTGTATTCGAGCCAATCGCATACACATGGATATCCAAGTCTTTTATATAATCAAATAATGGTAATAAATTTGCACCCTTGTCATCTCCACCTAAAATCAAGTGAATTTCCATCTCTTTATATGAATAAAGAGCATTAATTGTTGCATCAACATTAGTAGCTTTTGAGTCATTTATCCACAATCTTTTCTGTGAATCATTAAACTCTTCTACTTTATGTTCATCAATAGTAAAGGTATTAATTCTTTCATAATCAATTTCATCAAATAAAATCTTTTTACTTGCTAATGCTAAAAGAGCATCTAAAAGAAATGGTTCTTTAAATTTAATTTTTGTTCTATCTATATTAAAGTATTCACATAGATCATCACTATTTTTATAAGTAATAAGTTTTGCATTAGTTTTAATATCTTTAAACTCATCAGGAACTATAGCAATTTCATTTTCATTCATTGTTAGCACTGGTTTTATTTTAGAGGCTTTGTACTCTTCATAATTTCCATGCCAAGTAATGTGATCTTCACTAATTGGTAATAAAATATATAAATTAGGTTTTGCCTTATTCGTATAATGTAAAGTAAAAGATGATGTTTCTAGAATCCATATAGATGAATTCTCATCTAGTTTACTTAGAGGTGTTCCAATATTACCACCATATACACTATTATAAACTTCTAATATATGTTGACACATTTGAGTTGTTGTAGTTTTACCA contains the following coding sequences:
- the murD gene encoding UDP-N-acetylmuramoyl-L-alanine--D-glutamate ligase; the protein is MKVNNKAIRVLGKGLTAQAIKDVYPNALLYDDSDFSSYDTNSNEITVVSPGIPPHNQMVLNSKNVQSDYDLYSDDMPFSIWISGTNGKTTTTQMCQHILEVYNSVYGGNIGTPLSKLDENSSIWILETSSFTLHYTNKAKPNLYILLPISEDHITWHGNYEEYKASKIKPVLTMNENEIAIVPDEFKDIKTNAKLITYKNSDDLCEYFNIDRTKIKFKEPFLLDALLALASKKILFDEIDYERINTFTIDEHKVEEFNDSQKRLWINDSKATNVDATINALYSYKEMEIHLILGGDDKGANLLPLFDYIKDLDIHVYAIGSNTEKIKNYCNNYKINVNKCEILKNAVEIIDTKLDLKGVGILSPSAASLDQYTSYSARGKEFKNLVNNLSKL